The following DNA comes from Shinella zoogloeoides.
CCGGCGCGCGGCAGGATGAGGTTCCGGCCCTCCTCAAGGGCTACATCTTCCCGACGCTCGAGGAACAGGCCGGCGAGACGCTGCTCGGCGGCGGCACGGTGAAGGCGGTTGCCGATACCTCCGCCTTCCTTCTCGAACAGGGCAAGATCCCGGCGGCGCTGTCCGACTACAAGCCCTACGTTTCCACCCGCTGGGTCAGCGACGCGAGCAAGCTCGCCTACTGACCCGCCCCTTGCGGCGGAGGCGGCCCGGCGGCGCGCGAGCGTTGCCGGGTCGTCGCCGGACCACACTTCCCGGAGGGACCCATGAGCATCCTCACATTCCGCAACGTTTCGCTACGCTATCCGCCGGGGGCGAGGCGCAGCGCCGCGCGCGAAAAGCGCGTTCTCGAAGGCATCGACCTGCAGATCGCCTCGGACGAGCTTGTCACCATCATCGGGCGCTCCGGTTCGGGCAAGACGAGCCTGCTCAATCTGGCGGCCGGTTTCATCGCGCCGACGGCGGGTGCGATCACCGTGGATGGCGCGCCCGTCCAGGGACCTGCGGCGGACCGCGCGGTCGTGTTCCAGGATGATGCGCTCTATCCTTGGCTCGATGCGCGCGACAACGTCGCTTTTCCCTTCAAGTTGAAGGGGCTTGCCGTCGCCGAGCGCCATGCGCGGGCCGATGCGCTTCTGGAACGGGTCGGGCTTGCCGGGGCGGGCGACCGGCGCATATGGGAGCTTTCCGGCGGCATGCGCCAGCGGGTCGGCATCGCCCGGGCGCTCGCGGCCGAACCGCGCTTCCTGTTGCTGGACGAGCCGCTGGGCGCGCTCGATGCGCTGACGCGCACGCGCATGCAGGACTTCCTGCTGCGCATCAAGGCGGAGAGCGGCGCGGGCGGGCTTCTCATCACCCACAGTATCGAGGAGGCGCTGCTGCTCGGCACGCGCATCCTGGTGCTTTCGCCCAATCCGGGGCGGCTGACCGCGGAGATCGAAGCGGGCTTCAACGCGGAGATTCTTCGCGGCGCGTCGATTGCCGCCGTGAAGGAGACGCCGCTTTTCAAGCGCATGCATGCCGGGTTGACCGGCCTCATCCATTCCGGCGCCGAAGAGGAGCTTGCCGCATGACGCTCTCTGCCGATATCGAAACCTTGCCGCAACGGATCGAGACCGGACAGGCCGTCCGTGCCTCGACGCCCCTTCCCGTCCCCGTTATCTCGGCCATCACGGTTGCGGCGATCGTCGCCCTCTGGGGGCTGGCCTCGGCCTATGCGCTGGTCTCGCCGATCTTCCTGCCCTCCCCGCGGCAGGTGGCGGTCGCCACCTACGATCTCGTCGTGAAAGGCTTCGTCGATGCGACGCTTGCCGAGCATGTCGGCGCCAGCCTCTACCGTATCTTCGGGGCGCTGATCGCGTCCGTCGCGATCGGCATTCCGGCGGGCATCGCCATCGGTACCAGCCGGATCGGCCGGGGCATCCTCGATCCCATCGTCGAGTTCCTGCGGCCGCTGCCGCCCCTGGCCTATCTGCCGCTCGTCATCATCTGGGCCGGCATCGGCGAAGCCTCGAAGATCACCGTCATCGCGCTTTCCATGCTGCCGTCGATCATCCTGTCGACCTCGGCCGGTGTGCGCGCCGTTTCGAGGGATCATGTCAATGCGGCGCGTTCACTGGGCGCGGGCAGGCGGCAGGTCCTCACGGAGGTCGTGCTGCCGAGCGCCGTGCCGTCGATCCTCACCGGGATCCGTATCGCGCTCGGCGCGGGCTGGACGACGCTGGTGGCGGCCGAACTTGTGGCGGCGACAAGTGGCATCGGCTTCATGATCCAGTCGGCGGCGCAGTTCCTCGTCACGGATATCGTGATCGCCGGCATCGTCGTCATCGCCCTGATCGCGATCCTGCTGGAATATGCCGCCCGGCAGATCGAGCGGCGGCTGGCGCCCTGGGCGTTCCAGCGCTGAACGGTCAGTCGCCCAGAAGCTGCCGGTCGTCGCCGTCGCGGCGGCTGACTAGCTCCTCCTTGATGGCGCGCAGCGTCTTCAGCGATTTCGACCGGTCGGCATAGGCGACGAGGTTCGCCAGCATGTCGATGACGGCAAGGCAGGCATAGCGCGTCGCGGAGGGTCGGAAGACGTTCCGGCCCTCCGGCAGGTCCACGGCGATGACCACATCCGCCGCCGCCGCGACGGGCGATCCGCTCTGGGTGATGACGATGGTCGGCGCGCCGTGCCGGCGCGCCAGTTCCAGGCAGTGGACGAGGGCCGGGTCGCGGCCGGTGAAGGACGAGCCGAAAACCACAGTGCCCGGCTGCACCGCCGCCGCGAGCATGGCGTTCATATTGTGGTCGTTCGAGGCGTGGATGCGGCATCCGAGCCGGAAGAGCCGGTTGTGCAGCTCGTTGACGATCATCGCCGAGTTGCCGCTAGCTCCGAAAGCCTGGATGAAGGCGGCCCCGCCCAGCAGCCGCGCCGCCGTCTCCAGCGCGGCAAGGTCGAGCTGGCTGTGCATCTGGAACAGGGCGTTCTGCGCCTTGGCGACGATATCGCGGGCGACTTCGCCCGGTGTTTCCGCCGGCACGTCCGGCTTGACATAGCGAAGGCCGACATAGGCGAGCTTGGCGAGCTGCACCTTGAAATCCGGAAATCCTTTGCAGCCCAGCCGGCGGCAGAAGCGGGTGACGGTGGGTGGCGAGACGCCGGCGCGCTCGGCGAGCGTGCCGATGGAGGCGTTCGTCACGAAGTCCACGTCTTCGAGCGCGATCCGTGCAAGCCTCCTGTCGAGGCCGGACAGCCTGCCCTCCTCGTCCGACAGCGCTTGAAACAGGTCCATCGGGTTCCTCCGCTCATGAAACGGGCCACGAATTTGAAAATGAATTTCTTAGCGGCTTTTCATAACACGGCAGAGGAGGTCATCAAGAGGTGTGGATGTGGCGGCCCTGCCTTGTTTCTGCCCGATCTCCCATCGGATAAAAAATATTTTGCCCGGTAGCGTTATAGTGCGCCCCATTTCGTCGCACGCGATGAAAACGTCGATCATTTCGCGGTGATCGATTTTCATCGTTCCGGCGGATTTCCGGCGCCGGGCTTCGCGCCGGATGAAAATCCCATCGGAAATCGGCCCCTTGAAAAACAGCCTGCACGGCGCGCTGCGGAGCATGGCCGATATGTTGACTTTCCAGGCGATTGCCGCATGTTCGAGAAAACAATTTACATCGCTGCGGCGTGCGGCATGCACGCGTTATCGGGAATGGACATATGCGCATCTTCACGGCCTCTCTTGCGACCGAGACCAACACCTTTTCCCCCGTTCCCACGGATATGAATTCCTTCAAGGCGGCGTTCTATGCCGGCCCCGGCGAGCATCCGGACACGCCGACGCTCTGCTCCTCGGTGGTGCCGATCCTGCGCCGGCGCGGCCGGGCGGAAGGGTTCACCGTCATCGAGGGCACGTCCTGCTGGGCGGAGCCGGCGGGTCTCATCCAGCGCCAGACCTACGAGACCCTGCGCGACCGCATCCTCGATGAACTCAGGGCGGCCCTTCCCGTCGATGCGGTGGTCCTTGGCCTGCACGGCGCAATGGTGGCGCAGGGCTACGACGACCCGGAGGGCGATTTTCTCGCCCGTATCCGCGATATGGTCGGACCCACCGTCCTGATCGCCGTTGAATTCGATCCGCACAGCCACCTCACCGCCAGGCGCCTCGCCAATCTCGATGTCATGGCAGCCTTCCTCGAATTCCCGCACACGGATTTCGAGGAGCGCGGGGAGCATGTCGTGGAACTGGCGCTGCGCACCCTGAAGGGCGAGATCAAGCCGGTCGTTTCTACCTTCGACTGCCGCATGATCACCATCTACCCGACGAGCCGCGAGCCGATGCGTTCCTATGTCGACCGCCTGAAGGCGATGGAAGGCAGGGACGGCATCCTCTCCATCTCCGTCATCCACGGCTTCATGGCCGGCGACGTGCCGGAGATGGGCACGCGCATCGTGGTCGTCACGGACGGCGACAAGGCGAAGGGCGATGCGCTCGCCGAAAAGCTCGGCCATGAACTCTACGGCCTGCGCAAGAGCACCGCCATGCCGATGCTCAACACGGAATCCGGCCTCGATCGGGCGGCGGCGGTGCGCGAAGCGTGGCCGGACATGCCGGTCGTCATCGCCGATGTCTGGGACAATCCCGGCGGCGGCGTGGCGGGCGACGCCACCTTCATCCTGCGCCGGATGATCGAGCGCGGCTTTACGGATGTCGCGGTCGCCACCATCTGGGATCCCATCGCCGTTTCCTTCTGCCATGCGGCCGGGCAAGGCGCAGAACTGGCGCTGCGCTTCGGCGGCAAGTCCGGTCCGGAAGGCGGTGAGCCGCTTGACCTGCGCGTCACGGTCCAGGCGGTCTTCGATGCCGGCTGGCAGAGCTTCCGCAACAGCCGCGTGACGCTCGGTGCGGCGGCCGTGGTGCGTCCACTCGGCACGACCATCGATATCGTGCTGATCACCAGCCGCACCCAGACCTACGAGCCGGATATCTTCTCCAACCAGGGCGTGGATTTCACGAAGAAGGCGTTCCTGCTGGTGAAGTCGACCAACCATTTCCATGCCGGTTTCCAGCCGGTCTCTTCCGAGATCGTCTACATTGCCGCCCCGACCTCCTATCCGACGGACCCGGCCACCACGGCCTATCGCAAGGCACGGCTGGACCTGTGGCCGCGCGTCGCCGATCCGCTCGGTCTCGATGGCTGATCTTTCGCTTCGACCGCGCGTAGTAATTTTTTGAATTGAGGCGAAAAGCGTCCGAGATTTGCCACATCCCGGGCTAGGATGCGGCCATTGCCTCAGCGCGGGTCGAAAGTCGGAACATGTCGGATGATAAGAGTGCGGTTGTCGAAGATCGGGCCTCGCGTTTCCTCCGGCTGCTCCTGACCTACAGGCTCTACATCCTCGGTGCTGCGAGTCTTTTCGTCTTCGCGCTCGTCGCATACGGCATCTACCGGCTGACCGACGAGGTGCGTTACGACGAGGTGCTGGCCGCGCTCGCGGATACGCCCTGGAGCGCAATAGCCCTTGCCGCGCTCTTCACCGGCCTCAGCTTCGTTGCGCTGATCCTCTACGATTCCAATGCGCTCGATCATATCGGCCGCCGCCTGCCCTTCCCTTCCGTCGCGGTGACGGCCTTCATCGCCTACGCGGTAGGCAATACGGTCGGCTTCGGGCCGCTCAGCGGCGGCGCGATCCGCTTTCGCGCCTATTCTCGTCTTGGCCTTTCGCCGGGCGAGATCGCCCGCGTCATCGCCTTCGTGACGCTGTCCTTCGGCCTCGGCCTCCTGTCCGTAAGCGCGCTCGCCACGCTTGCCGTCGCCCCACGCGTCGCAGGCATCCTCGGTGTGGACCCGCTGTGGCTGCGCGCCCTCGCCGGCCTTGTCCTCCTCGTGCTGGCCGGCCTGTTCTATATGGGTCGCAATGGCCGGGTCGTCGGGATTGGCGGCTTCAGCCTGCGCCTGCCGGACAGCCGCACGGCATCGCGCCAGTTCCTCGTCTCGGCTTTCGATATCGCCGCCGCCGCCTCCGTCCTCTATGTGCTCCTGCCGGAAACCCATGTCGGCTGGCCAACCTTCCTGGCGGTCTATGCGGTGGCGATCGGCTTTGGCGTGCTGAGCCATGTGCCGGCCGGCCTCGGCGTCTTCGAGGCGGTCGTCATGGCGGGCCTTTCCAACGCCATCGGGATCGATCAGCTCCTCGGCAGCCTCGTGCTCTACCGGCTGATCTACTACGTCCTGCCGCTGCTGCTGGCGACCGTGCTGCTGCTCGTCACCGAAATGCGCCAGCTCGCGCTGAAGCCCCAGGTCGCCGATGCGGCGCAGCTTGCCGGAAAGCTGGCCCCCGCGCTGATAGCGACGCTCGCGCTGGTGCTGGGTGTCATGCTGATCTTTTCCAGCGTGGTGCCCTCTCCCGATTCCGACCTCGACTTCCTCTCCACCTATCTGCCGCTCCCCATCGTCGAGGGCGCGCATTTCCTGTCCAGCCTGCTCGGGCTTCTCCTGATCGTGGCGGCCCGCGGCCTCGGCCAGCGGCTCGACGGTGCATGGTGGGTGGCGCTTGCCGGAGCCTCGGTGGCCTTCGCCTTCGCTTTCCTGAAGGCCATCGCCGTCTTCGAGGCGGGCCTGCTCGCGCTTCTCATCGTGGCGCTGCTGGTGAATGCGCGCGCCTTCGACCGGCACAGCTCGCTCTTCAAGCAGGCCCTCGGACCGTCCTGGCTCGCGGCCATCGCCGTCGTGCTGGCGACCGCCTTCGTCATCCTGCTCTTCGTTTATCGCGACACGGAATATGCCCGTGAGCTGTGGTGGCAGTTCGAGTTTTCCGAGGAAGCGCCGCGCGGCCTGCGTGCGCTGCTCGGCCTCTGCATCGCCGCCTCGGCGCTCGCGCTCTCCAGCCTGCTGCGGCCCGCGCATTTCCGCACCGACGCGCCGGCGGCGGCCGAGCTGGAACAGGCGATAGCCGTCACGATGGCGCAGGACGGCGCGGACGCCAATCTGGTTCGGATGGGCGACAAGCGGCTGCTGTTCTCCCCTTCCGGCCGCTCCTACATCATGTACGGCATCCACGGCCGGTCGTGGATCGCGCTTGCAGATCCGGTCGGCGTCGAGGAGGAGTTCGCGGAACTTGTCTGGCAGTTCGCTGCCACGGCCCGCACCGGCGGCGGCCGGGCCGCCTTCTACCAGATATCGCCAGCGCTGCTGGCCGCCTGCGCGGATGTCGGCCTCAGGGCCTTCAAGCTCGGCGAGATCGCGTTGATCGACCTCGTGCATTTCGACATGAAGGGCAGTCGCTTCGCCAATCTGCGGCAATCGGCCAGCCGCGGCCTTCGCGACGGCCTTAGCTTCTCCGTCGCCCGGCCGGAGGAACTGGGGCCGATCGTGGCGGATTTGCGCGCCGTGTCCGATGGCTGGCTCGCCCATCACAATGCGAAGGAAAAGACCTTCTCGCTCGGGGCCTTCGAGGAGAGCTACGTGCTGTCCCAGCCCGTTGCCGTCGTTCGGCTCGACGAGCGGATCGTCGCCTTCGCCACGCTGATGGTGACGGACACGAAGGCGGAGGCGACGGTGGACCTGATGCGCTTTTCCCCGGACGCGCCGAAGGGCACGATGGATTTCCTCTTCGTCGGCATCCTCGATTACCTGCGGGCCGAGGG
Coding sequences within:
- a CDS encoding taurine ABC transporter ATP-binding protein; this encodes MSILTFRNVSLRYPPGARRSAAREKRVLEGIDLQIASDELVTIIGRSGSGKTSLLNLAAGFIAPTAGAITVDGAPVQGPAADRAVVFQDDALYPWLDARDNVAFPFKLKGLAVAERHARADALLERVGLAGAGDRRIWELSGGMRQRVGIARALAAEPRFLLLDEPLGALDALTRTRMQDFLLRIKAESGAGGLLITHSIEEALLLGTRILVLSPNPGRLTAEIEAGFNAEILRGASIAAVKETPLFKRMHAGLTGLIHSGAEEELAA
- a CDS encoding ABC transporter permease subunit, coding for MTLSADIETLPQRIETGQAVRASTPLPVPVISAITVAAIVALWGLASAYALVSPIFLPSPRQVAVATYDLVVKGFVDATLAEHVGASLYRIFGALIASVAIGIPAGIAIGTSRIGRGILDPIVEFLRPLPPLAYLPLVIIWAGIGEASKITVIALSMLPSIILSTSAGVRAVSRDHVNAARSLGAGRRQVLTEVVLPSAVPSILTGIRIALGAGWTTLVAAELVAATSGIGFMIQSAAQFLVTDIVIAGIVVIALIAILLEYAARQIERRLAPWAFQR
- a CDS encoding MurR/RpiR family transcriptional regulator — its product is MDLFQALSDEEGRLSGLDRRLARIALEDVDFVTNASIGTLAERAGVSPPTVTRFCRRLGCKGFPDFKVQLAKLAYVGLRYVKPDVPAETPGEVARDIVAKAQNALFQMHSQLDLAALETAARLLGGAAFIQAFGASGNSAMIVNELHNRLFRLGCRIHASNDHNMNAMLAAAVQPGTVVFGSSFTGRDPALVHCLELARRHGAPTIVITQSGSPVAAAADVVIAVDLPEGRNVFRPSATRYACLAVIDMLANLVAYADRSKSLKTLRAIKEELVSRRDGDDRQLLGD
- a CDS encoding M81 family metallopeptidase; translation: MRIFTASLATETNTFSPVPTDMNSFKAAFYAGPGEHPDTPTLCSSVVPILRRRGRAEGFTVIEGTSCWAEPAGLIQRQTYETLRDRILDELRAALPVDAVVLGLHGAMVAQGYDDPEGDFLARIRDMVGPTVLIAVEFDPHSHLTARRLANLDVMAAFLEFPHTDFEERGEHVVELALRTLKGEIKPVVSTFDCRMITIYPTSREPMRSYVDRLKAMEGRDGILSISVIHGFMAGDVPEMGTRIVVVTDGDKAKGDALAEKLGHELYGLRKSTAMPMLNTESGLDRAAAVREAWPDMPVVIADVWDNPGGGVAGDATFILRRMIERGFTDVAVATIWDPIAVSFCHAAGQGAELALRFGGKSGPEGGEPLDLRVTVQAVFDAGWQSFRNSRVTLGAAAVVRPLGTTIDIVLITSRTQTYEPDIFSNQGVDFTKKAFLLVKSTNHFHAGFQPVSSEIVYIAAPTSYPTDPATTAYRKARLDLWPRVADPLGLDG
- the mprF gene encoding bifunctional lysylphosphatidylglycerol flippase/synthetase MprF, translating into MSDDKSAVVEDRASRFLRLLLTYRLYILGAASLFVFALVAYGIYRLTDEVRYDEVLAALADTPWSAIALAALFTGLSFVALILYDSNALDHIGRRLPFPSVAVTAFIAYAVGNTVGFGPLSGGAIRFRAYSRLGLSPGEIARVIAFVTLSFGLGLLSVSALATLAVAPRVAGILGVDPLWLRALAGLVLLVLAGLFYMGRNGRVVGIGGFSLRLPDSRTASRQFLVSAFDIAAAASVLYVLLPETHVGWPTFLAVYAVAIGFGVLSHVPAGLGVFEAVVMAGLSNAIGIDQLLGSLVLYRLIYYVLPLLLATVLLLVTEMRQLALKPQVADAAQLAGKLAPALIATLALVLGVMLIFSSVVPSPDSDLDFLSTYLPLPIVEGAHFLSSLLGLLLIVAARGLGQRLDGAWWVALAGASVAFAFAFLKAIAVFEAGLLALLIVALLVNARAFDRHSSLFKQALGPSWLAAIAVVLATAFVILLFVYRDTEYARELWWQFEFSEEAPRGLRALLGLCIAASALALSSLLRPAHFRTDAPAAAELEQAIAVTMAQDGADANLVRMGDKRLLFSPSGRSYIMYGIHGRSWIALADPVGVEEEFAELVWQFAATARTGGGRAAFYQISPALLAACADVGLRAFKLGEIALIDLVHFDMKGSRFANLRQSASRGLRDGLSFSVARPEELGPIVADLRAVSDGWLAHHNAKEKTFSLGAFEESYVLSQPVAVVRLDERIVAFATLMVTDTKAEATVDLMRFSPDAPKGTMDFLFVGILDYLRAEGYRQFNLGMAPLSGMARREAAPVWDRVGGALFEHGERFYNFKGLRAFKSKFHPRWEPRYLAVSNGTGAALALMDVTFLIGGGVKGVISK